The Pararhizobium sp. IMCC21322 sequence GCGTGCCATCGACGCGCTAAAAGAGACGGAACTTCATCCAAAAGACTTTGCAGTGAAGCTGGGTATAACCACGGCTTCAGTCACTGCAATGCTGGACCGACTGGAAAAGGGTGGGCACATAAACCGGACACACTCTCCGACAGACAGACGGAGCTGGGTCATCAGTCTGACAGATGAAACCCGGAAAGAGGCTGGAAAGCGTTACAGCAATCTTGGCCTGGCTCTCAGGGATTTGTTCGCCGAGCGGACGAATGAGGAACTGTCAAACACACTTAAGGCCATTGAAGAATTGACAATGGCCTTTGAGGCGGCACGCAACAAATAGTGCTTATTCAGGCTCGATAGGCACAAGGATGACTTTCTTGCGCTGGGACAGTGCAAAGCCAAGTTTTCCTTCTTTCACCTGCAACGCCGCTTCACCGAACAACTCCCGCCGCCAACCTTTCAGCGCAGCAACGTCGGCTGTGTCACTGTTCGCGATTTTTTCCAGATCATCCACATTGGCGATGATTTTTGATGCGACACCATGTTGCTCACAGACAAGCTTCAGCAACACTTTCAGCAATTCAACCACGGCACTTGCGCCTTCAGGTCGACGAGGCGGGCGCGGCACATTTGGCAATTCGTCTTTCGGAATGGATTTTGCCAGCTTAACCGCGGCAATCACAGCATCGGCAAACTTTGACCGGTCAAAACCTTTTGGCAAAGCGCGCATACGCGCCAGCGCCTGAACATTTTCCGGTTGTTGGGAAGCCAATTCGTAGATTGCGTCATCCTTGATGATGCGGCCACGCGGTTGGTTGCGAGATTTTGCTTCTGCTTCGCGCCAGGCTGCCAGTTCCTTGGTGACAGCCAGCTCGATAGGTTTGCGAGCCCGCATTTTCAACCGCTTCCAGGCGTCTTGTGGTTCCACGATATAGGTTCCGCGACTCTCCAGTATGGCCATTTCCTCAGACAGCCATTCCGTGCGGTTTTGCTGCTCAAGGTTGGCTTCCAGAGATTTGTAGATATCGCGCAGATGGGTCACATCAGCCAGCGCGTAAGTCTGCTGCTTGGCGGTGAGTGGCCGCTGACTCCAGTCAGTAAATCGTGACGATTTGTCGATCTGGACATTGCAGATTTTTTGCACCAGATGATCGTAACTGATGCTGTCACCAAAACCGCAAACCATGGCTGCAATCTGGGTGTCGAACAGGGGCGCGGGTATCAAATCCCCAAGCTTGAGAATAATCTCAAGATCCTGACGCGCAGAGTGAAATACTTTCACCACACTGCGATCAGCCATGAGCTCAAAGAACGGCGCAAGATCCAGGCCGTCGGCCATCGGGTCAATCAGAGCCGCTTCATCATCGCTGGCAACCTGAATCAGGCACAGGATCGGCCAGTATGTGCTCTCACGTAGAAATTCTGTATCAACGGTCACGAAGGAATGTTGAGCCAGACGCGCGCACATATCAGCGAGCGTCTTCGTATCAGTTACAGTAATAATATCAGACAAGTTTCAAGCCTTGGTTTTTACGTAGGAGCCCGGTGCGTCCTCGAGGATTTTAATGCCATTCTCGCCGGGCTGTCGCGCAGAGACCTGGGTTTTGTTCAGTCCTTCAATCCAGGCGTGCCAATGCGGCCACCACGATCCGGGATGTTCTTCAGCTTTTGAGACCCATTCGTCAAAATCACCTTTTGGCTCAGGGCCGGTCCAATGTTGATATTTGTTTCTGTGAGGCGGATTGACCACACCAGCAATGTGACCTGATCCCGACATTACAAATTGCACCGGACCACCAAAACACGACGATCCCGTGAATACGGACAGGGCAGGCGCGATGTGGTCATCCTTGGTTGCCAGATTGTAAATTGGAACCTTGACCTTCGACAAATCAAGGGTCTCATCGCCTATGACCATTTTTCCACGGGACAGATTATTTTCAAGATAACAGTTCCGCATATAGAATGAATGGTTGGCGGCGGGCATGCGCGTGCTGTCGGAATTCCAGTACAAAAGATCAAACGGGAAGGGGTCCTTGCCGCGCATGTAATTGTTCACGAAATACGGCCAGACCAGATCATTGGAGCGCAGCATGTTGAATGCCTTCGACATTTTTGAGCCTTCCAGATAGCCGCGCTTTTCCATGTGTTTTTCAAGCGCGCTGATCTGCGCTTCGTCGACGAATATTTTCAGCTCGCCCGCATGGGTGAAATCCACCTGAGTGGTAAACAGGGTTGCAGAAGCAATGCGGGTATCTTTCTTTGCAGCCATATAGGCCATTGTGACAGAGAGCAACGTGCCGCCAACACAATAGCCAATGGCATTCACCTTCTTTTCGCCGGTCGCATTCTCCACCTGGCTCAAGGCTTCCAGAATGCCTTCCTTCATATAATGTTCAAAACTCTTTCCCGACTGGCGTTCGTCGGGATTGATCCATGAAATCACAAACACCGTGTGACCGCGCTCGACAGCCCAGCGAATAAAGGATTTCTCGGGATTGAGATCCAGCACATAGAATTTGTTGATCCATGGCGGAACAATCAACAATGGCCGCTTCAGAACCTTGTTTGTTATTGGCGTATATTGCAGCAACTGACAGATATCATTTTGAAAAATGACTTTGCCCGGCGTCACGGCCATGTTCTCGCCAACCTTGAATTTCTTGGTGTCAGACTGGCGCATTTTCAACTCGCCATCACCGGCAATCATGTCCTCTGCCAGCATACGCATGCCGCGCACCAGGTTTTCTCCGTCGCTTTGTACCGTCTCCTTCAGCAATTCCGGATTGGTCAGCAAGAAGTTGGAGGGAGACACCGCATTTGACAATTGCTGCACATAAAAGTCCGCTTTACTCTTGGTATGGTCATCCAGATCATCCGCGTCTTCCACCATCTGCTGCGCCCAATTCGACGTAATCAGATAGAATTGCTTCAGAAAATCGAAAAACTGGTTCTGCTCCCAGTCGTCAGCTGAAAACCTTTTGTCACCTTGAGTGGGTTTAATGGCGGGTTGAGCTTCCTGACCCTGCATGCGCTGCAGCGACGAGCTCCACAAATTCATGTAATTTGTCCACAGGGCTGTCTGGGCCTGTATCGCCCGTTCCGGATCCGACATCCAGTACTCGCCAACCTTCGACAGGGTTGTCACGATTTCGGAAATCTCGTCATTTACATCCTCTCCGTCCCGGCGACCTTCCTCTCGCGGTTTCAAGAAAGCAGCCACAGCACGGCCAGCCTCCTCAGCAGCACGCGCCAAATTGTTGGCAAATGCTTCCGGATTCTGCACGATATACTCTAGAAGATGATTGTCCCGACCGGGGTCTTTGGGTGTTTCCGTCATGGTCCCTGAAAGATGTTTTTTGTGTTTCTCCTGACTGTGTATCATCGACGCAACAGGAGCGAAAGCGCGACAATTGCCGAAGCGTTCGAATGTTTGAGCACTTTTTAGCGATTTGGGGCCTTTTCATGGCCGCACTATCGTGAAACAAATCAATTTCCCAAGTCCATGCCATCCCAAAGCGAGAGATACGATGGAAGAGTTCCACAAGGTCAAACGGCTGCCAGTCTATGTTTTTGAACACGTCAACAAAATCAAGGCGAAGGCGCGGGCGGGTGGAGCAGATATCATTGATTTGGGGATGGGCAATCCGGATTTGCCGACACCTCAGCACATTGTCGACAAGCTGGTGGAGACGGTCGCCAATCCACGAACACACCGTTACTCGACATCGCGCGGCATCCCCGGACTGCGCAAGGCCCAGGCAGGCTATTACGAGCGTCGTTTTGGCGTAAAACTCAATCCGGACACACAGATTGTCGCCACACTTGGTTCCAAGGAA is a genomic window containing:
- a CDS encoding alpha/beta hydrolase, which gives rise to MTETPKDPGRDNHLLEYIVQNPEAFANNLARAAEEAGRAVAAFLKPREEGRRDGEDVNDEISEIVTTLSKVGEYWMSDPERAIQAQTALWTNYMNLWSSSLQRMQGQEAQPAIKPTQGDKRFSADDWEQNQFFDFLKQFYLITSNWAQQMVEDADDLDDHTKSKADFYVQQLSNAVSPSNFLLTNPELLKETVQSDGENLVRGMRMLAEDMIAGDGELKMRQSDTKKFKVGENMAVTPGKVIFQNDICQLLQYTPITNKVLKRPLLIVPPWINKFYVLDLNPEKSFIRWAVERGHTVFVISWINPDERQSGKSFEHYMKEGILEALSQVENATGEKKVNAIGYCVGGTLLSVTMAYMAAKKDTRIASATLFTTQVDFTHAGELKIFVDEAQISALEKHMEKRGYLEGSKMSKAFNMLRSNDLVWPYFVNNYMRGKDPFPFDLLYWNSDSTRMPAANHSFYMRNCYLENNLSRGKMVIGDETLDLSKVKVPIYNLATKDDHIAPALSVFTGSSCFGGPVQFVMSGSGHIAGVVNPPHRNKYQHWTGPEPKGDFDEWVSKAEEHPGSWWPHWHAWIEGLNKTQVSARQPGENGIKILEDAPGSYVKTKA
- a CDS encoding MarR family transcriptional regulator; translation: MSIGSQLSPQDLVNSIRGLYAEVGRFDEYVADSIGIDRTALRAIDALKETELHPKDFAVKLGITTASVTAMLDRLEKGGHINRTHSPTDRRSWVISLTDETRKEAGKRYSNLGLALRDLFAERTNEELSNTLKAIEELTMAFEAARNK
- the rnd gene encoding ribonuclease D → MITVTDTKTLADMCARLAQHSFVTVDTEFLRESTYWPILCLIQVASDDEAALIDPMADGLDLAPFFELMADRSVVKVFHSARQDLEIILKLGDLIPAPLFDTQIAAMVCGFGDSISYDHLVQKICNVQIDKSSRFTDWSQRPLTAKQQTYALADVTHLRDIYKSLEANLEQQNRTEWLSEEMAILESRGTYIVEPQDAWKRLKMRARKPIELAVTKELAAWREAEAKSRNQPRGRIIKDDAIYELASQQPENVQALARMRALPKGFDRSKFADAVIAAVKLAKSIPKDELPNVPRPPRRPEGASAVVELLKVLLKLVCEQHGVASKIIANVDDLEKIANSDTADVAALKGWRRELFGEAALQVKEGKLGFALSQRKKVILVPIEPE